In Rutidosis leptorrhynchoides isolate AG116_Rl617_1_P2 chromosome 6, CSIRO_AGI_Rlap_v1, whole genome shotgun sequence, the DNA window aataataatacataaacttgttcgactacgattatatgttttaatatatataattgatataggttcgtgaatccaaagccaaccctgcattgttcaatgtcatcatatgtatttttactacaaaatacagtattgtgagttcatttgaatcccttttactctttacatttttgggactgagaatacatgcgatgtttttacaactgctttattaaatgcttttggaaatatattttgaactgcgaatacatgaaatgcttttataaatgtttgacgagatagacacaagtacttaaaaacattctacgaatgagttatgagtacaccggatgtcacccctttatagtctggtaatctaagaattaggaaaccgagctcctaattgacgcgaatcctaaagatagatttatgggcACTAACGAGCCtcaatcagagaatttgaactgctttagtacttcaaaataggtatacaaccgccagctttaaaagatatgatctgtttgtgagttgtacacaaccatcatatttaaaagagtggcatgtttgtatgctttttgcatgaccgtgcggaatgccagtatgcgggggatattctatatgcattttgttaaggtcgattaccaggtgtttgtagttcatatgaatgacttttatctctatgacgtgcgaaatgcctgatatgagattatgtttatgaaagatattaaaaatcgcgaggcaacctacgggggagaaaaggatacgaacctactctgctaagcattatgaaatatggttttgtacacgagataggtgtactgtatttaaatcttgtggtctatcaaaatgatgaattttattgttttatgataaacctatgaactcaccaaccttttggttgacacttgaaagcatgtttattctcaggtatgaaagaaatcttccgctgtgcatttgttcattttagagatattacttggagtcattcatgacatatttcaaaagacgttgcattcgagtcattgagttcatcaagattattattaagtcaattatagttggatgtgttatgaaatggtatacatgccgtcaactttcgatgtaaagaaagtttgtattttaaaaacgaatgcaatgtgaaaggacctgtcctaatccacctggacgaagtcatcaacatttggtcccattgcgatgatcggctccaagtaatgtccttatattgagcaaatgcacagcggaagacttatttcgtacctgagaataaacatgctttaaagtgtcaaccaaaaggttggtgagttcataggtttatcataacaatcatttcaatatgttaatagaccacaagatttcataatcataaacataatacactcgtaagtgtatgtaaagcattctaagtggttgagcacttggtaaccatacttaacatttaatcaacgtcgcatattccctttattatgaaatctcactacaccgtaccaagtgtagtcaccaaaatgaagtactgtgcaaccgttgaatactggtcgtccagtccggttggggttgtcaggcccgatagatctatcaacaggattcgtgtttacaatacccatgtaaatagtagttaccaagctacagggaaatatgccagtggtacaactcaacgtagaatatatttttaagtacttgtgtctattttgtaaacatttataaaagcagcgcatgtattctcagcccaaaaatatatattgcaaaagcaattaaaaagggagcaaatgaaactcacttttgccttgaaggtatttaattcgacttggtctccgatagatatcacgaacataaccatatatataatatatcaacatattttctttttaagtaatcgttacatatatatatacttttaatacttttaatattttcttaatccgtagttagcagtctgatgttagtggtccacaattagttgcttaaataaaataaataaagaccccatcgtattcgtattgatcagaattaatctcgacccatgataccatgttgtcaaatgacgtgttgcgtacataaaataccgtgttgtcaaatgacgtgttgcgtacaatcatgaggtcttatgattaatcttctcgtgttgtttacgggtggtcctgaaatatataaaatcaaatcataagtaattatatataaaatatcatattaattagaaaagatatgattaatttactttttctccaaatattttcgtagctaaactagcttcggatacccaatcttgttttagtcgtagtttctttattacaactccgtttttgttggttcaacttgccacttccttggatcaagtcaaattttaagaatatgaactgaataccttagtttgtattcgaaatcataggttataggtcaaactttggtgaaacttatgaaagtgatcattttccatcataaaaacaacatttaatgatcatttttctaaaaatacttacactttgagttaaaccatgaaatttttatgtgttaacatattcataagaaatatcatttttccagaacatgaacttccaattcaaagttcaagatggtttttaattatccaacccaaaacagcccccggttgcactccgacgacgtagattcagtttttaagatgttctttgtaaaaccaagttatatcttgttaggttagcatatcattatgatatattacaggtcttgaagtgttttaaaagtcaagttagaaggatctatttagtttgcgaacaagtttgaaatcattcaaactatgttcttgttgttaaaattttataccacaaaataagatagctatatgaatatgaattgaataagattatgaacaaggttactacctcaagttacttggacaaagttactgcaaaagataagaaataatcttggaatcaaagagtggtggagttagatcaaaaggttggaagtaaacttcttcaaatgggtggttattttgatatgttcttgaaaaagttttcttatggtgtttaaggcttgtaattgaagctaaatgattgggaaaatgcttggagatgatcaagtatgaagttaggagtattttgagagagaaatgaggacgtaagtatgagaaaatggagtgaagaaatggtgttcatttataaaaacgtttttagtttataaagaaagaaaaggattcctaattttgttttcttactaataattcatactacttgacaaattctagttacctcatatctagggcagtaataatgttgattaggatgttgatttgatgtgtatataccaatagtaaatacgtatagaagctgggtatgatacgggtacatataccctagatatacgtatagaaatcttgaggaaacggaacgagaattcaaatatagctatcttttgtgaatatacttatattgttttatgtatttaagtccttaaaaagtgattaaatacattatatatacgatacatgtataagcattatagattataagtatatatatcaaaaaatgttacgtatagttatcgttttgaaaacttaagttagtagtttcaaaatatacttataactcattgtcattagtacacaatgagatgttaaaccatccttagatcatgttaaatatatataaatacatatatatacacaaacgtataattatcgtatgttatatagttcgtgatatcatcggtcatattggacagtcacatgttgtgtaaaactcttttcaaaaacacaagtctcaacaatttggattgcttatcatgttggtatggtttaatttatgtaaatattaatctcataagtataatttggtcggaaaattccgggtcattacacaatgtttgtaagatgtatcatatagaggtcaagtaccgcgcgatgtaaccaaatgtaatgtattcatccagatggattaggacgggtcgttaaactcGGGAGTATAGATTGTATGCACTGGGAGTGGAGGAATTGTCATGTTGCTTTAAAAGGACAATACACTAGGGGTGATCACAAGAAACCGACCCTTATGCTTGAAGCTGTTGCTTCTTATGACTTGTGGATTTGGCATGCTTTTTTTGGGATGGCGGGTTCCAACAATGATATCAACGTTTTGAACCAATCACCTATATTTGATAAacttaagaacggaacatttccatCCGCACCATTTGAGGTAAATGGGCATGAATATAGCAAAGGATATTACCTTGCGGATGGTATATATCCCGATTGGGCAACTTTAGTTAAAGGATATTCATGTCCTACTGAAGAACCAACGATTAAGGTTTACAAGATTTCAAGCTAGTGCCCGAAAGGATGTAGAGAGGGCATTTGAGGTTCTTCAAGGTCGTTTTCATATTATATGCATAGCTTCACGAAGTATGAGCGTTAACAGGATGCGAAGAGTGATGGAATGTTGTCTCATATTACATAACATGATACTTGAAGATAACGGCTTTGCACTTTCTAAATGGGAAGAAAGATTCACTACCGAAGAAATGGAAAATGGTATGGAACGTATACGACACAGAGGACGGGATCGAGATATCATCGCAAGAGAAATAAGGGATCGAGATTTGCACAACCAACTCACCGAGGATTTAGTCGAGCATATTTGGAACCTTCCACCGACTTTTCGCAATgcgaattaatttatttatttttttttttaatctatgtAATCGTCAATCTATGTACTTTTAAATTCTTATCaaaaattaattatgtattttttttattaatgttatttattttattttgttgtatttatttaccattttaatgtaatttattttattttattgtatttatttaccattttaaatcatttgaaaaaaaaaactggtAGACCCTACTGAATTTGACACTGGCATTTAACAATTGGGGTTATTGAGGGATAAAAATTTGACATTGCCAGGTCACAGGCAGGGTTAGAAACAGTCTTAAGCAGTTAACTCTACTTAGTCGCATGACCCGAATGCACTAAGAATAATAAATCATTTAgtcattaatatttatacatgcgaGTAGAcctattggatatatatatatatatatatatatatatatatatatatatatatatata includes these proteins:
- the LOC139854354 gene encoding uncharacterized protein, whose product is MHWEWRNCHVALKGQYTRGDHKKPTLMLEAVASYDLWIWHAFFGMAGSNNDINVLNQSPIFDKLKNGTFPSAPFEVNGHEYSKGYYLADDNGFALSKWEERFTTEEMENGMERIRHRGRDRDIIAREIRDRDLHNQLTEDLVEHIWNLPPTFRNAN